The Dunckerocampus dactyliophorus isolate RoL2022-P2 chromosome 1, RoL_Ddac_1.1, whole genome shotgun sequence genome has a segment encoding these proteins:
- the LOC129184775 gene encoding interphotoreceptor matrix proteoglycan 2-like isoform X2, producing MAGKWIGLRLWTIGMLLMSINVNTGEQAEDSSEDLQLLFRHHGSLARRKRSILFPSGVKLCSQETFDQAVSNHLKYFHLRVCQETVWEAFKIFWDQLPERDQYQDWVGRCMDGSASITDIGGFFSQSEDHLSLIRSRVGMLSPLSSVSISSSPPLCSSGGTAGGHAGGLVSSTQPGEESPSPAWTSSTQEKVLEELTKISVDITSDPTVPAVPDKSGGCGFNASRLSDGTTTVVKLISKPTVPQKDSSAGVTSLNKDGSPESFDVVTGEPESAVREQVISQTPVLPTTEEASLNIEESEVLIAEAAVMSAHGGVTSHRGTEDVVQDQMEETDQAEAAVQSLEMEATIKTAEGSEEETSVKHDETPLEDTGEVGGNSAEATMTPAGAGVIIETQDAQLSPDVQLGDEIQPSEIATPELKSVDHVGGTEPEPVPDPHRTHLDVPSVDKVPEAALEGKSDTESTSDGSEPEVPTEAHPESDDDTPVFVVDGSEVLLSGTESEKSEVVLDLVEESELELTSEETTQSSMPGDDNASRTEVFSQHGPVASPEDHDTPLEESTQTTPAGVLPDKVQHISTDVTVGYGILPEAPVSIVTVDGPPVQTTRYVVEYNNGNFPDATKSPLKADDHLLGFPFEEQENSLGNEIDNTFLRPLKEQMVELSMTLREETYNDALRDPSSFHYQQLVRHFTRRVGDVFEKVPGFKNVFVIEFRPQKDLERGLVVNVHYAITLEVDSGDISNETLDFITLQNNLVEKSYPAAAAEQPTVVYTITDFRNYITEALRKDNFLTNSSLENGENLLPSGNPTSRPVDTFDNMDNVLAAERPPDAPSQGMESSEVFRKKDDLLFDPWKGTKSEAVSENDVFTVDESTSFPTSFLPSTSNSDRSVDKEGFLGSAGNKPFQEDHDSTSASPPLKSQTSHKFTADDGSGSGFSGDGQEVHLQSWEMAASLYGESHLEVLPPPDLEEGEEEDGVQDEQDSLVQLLSNEKDRGMAFQSTPATPLQTLSTLEDYKADGSMGDPFLDQVLFTPHISTDPHFSTTHAPVFSPKGTLTVELSMQTVEVYEEFHWTQTHHNMAAATTAPQSQTRNHEEPVIETLRPDDTTQAHPAEESHFDAITAQWPHEEDLFDEPNLPLPEIHHNEVEVIEEQLGFSEPTMPIAGTVEDDLVVDEIFAVTTTASAPVITSSSLGSDPNPFALSPEKDSPFTRVSDSAPEDEDLLHPEHPNHDHGPSSTLSFKVSETKSSSLDKDSSTKLQVFQAPESTESTKIQPMKSNFSDVPGIDVSLDVFQYGGVVTEGDSSGFSSGVQGPELDAVALPTRPVQALTVFFRLRVTNMAFSMDLFNKSSPEYKALEQRFLQLLVPHLQSNLNNFQNLEILNFRNGSIVVNSRMRFDKPVSRGVANVVFLILEDFANTAYQTMNLAIDKYSLDVESGDKADPCKFQACNAFSQCMVNGWSGEAECVCDAGYLSVDGLPCQSVCDVQEDFCLNDGKCDVIAGKGAICRCRVGENWWYRGEHCEEYVSEPLVVGIAIASVAGFLVVAAGIIFFLARTLREQYDSEDTEDPLRRGDSMATLERATKFNPMFESDPVTTQYYRRYDDNLPQYSSPTASSHQLGSDEEIQERLRIIELCSRDQHFADFVRQTQVYLERRGSSTT from the exons TGTTTCCATCAGCTCAAGCCCACCTCTGTGCAG CTCTGGCGGTACAGCAGGGGGCCACGCCGGAGGACTTGTGAGCAGCACTCAGCCAG GTGAAGAAAGTCCCTCCCCTGCTTGGACATCCTCTACTCAGGAAAAAGTCCTTGAAGAATTAACAAAGATCTCTGTGGATATCACCTCTGACCCGACAGTACCTGCTGTGCCAGACAAGTCAGGAGGCTGTGGCTTTAACGCCTCACGTCTCTCTGACGGCACCACCACCGTGGTTAAGCTAATCTCTAAGCCAACTGTCCCACAAAAGGACAGTTCTGCAGGGGTCACCTCCTTAAACAAGGATGGTTCTCCAGAGAGCTTTGACGTCGTGACTGGAGAGCCTGAAAGTGCTGTAAGAGAACAGGTGATCTCCCAAACTCCTGTACTCCCCACGACAGAAGAAGCTAGCCTCAACATCGAGGAGAGTGAAGTTCTCATTGCAGAAGCAGCTGTGATGTCTGCTCATGGGGGAGTGACCTCTCACCGTGGAACTGAGGATGTCGTACAGGACCAAATGGAGGAGACTGATCAGGCAGAAGCAGCAGTGCAGTCCCTTGAGATGGAAGCAACAATAAAGACAGCAGAAGGATCAGAGGAAGAGACATCTGTGAAACATGATGAAACACCTCTTGAAGATACAGGAGAAGTGGGGGGAAACTCAGCTGAAGCAACAATGACACCAGCAGGGGCAGGGGTCATCATAGAAACACAAGACGCACAATTGTCACCTGATGTGCAGCTTGGAGATGAAATCCAGCCATCAGAAATAGCGACACCAGAGCTCAAATCTGTCGACCATGTTGGTGGCACTGAACCAGAACCAGTACCTGACCCACACAGAACCCATCTTGACGTGCCATCTGTCGACAAGGTGCCTGAAGCCGCTTTAGAGGGGAAAAGTGACACAGAATCCACATCAGATGGTTCTGAACCTGAAGTTCCAACAGAAGCACATCCAGAGTCTGATGACGACACTCCAGTTTTTGTTGTAGATGGCTCGGAGGTATTACTGTCAGGGACTGAATCGGAGAAATCTGAAGTCGTGTTGGACCTCGTGGAAGAATCTGAACTGGAGCTGACCTCGGAAGAAACCACACAGAGTTCAATGCCAGGAGACGACAATGCAAGCAGAACAGAAGTATTTTCACAGCATGGCCCTGTGGCATCACCTGAGGATCATGACACCCCACTTGAAGAAAGCACTCAGACAACGCCTGCAGGAGTTCTTCCTGACAAAGTCCAGCACATCTCTACAGATGTTACAGTAGGATACGGAATACTTCCAGAGGCGCCAGTCAGCATAGTGACCGTTGATGGCCCGCCTGTGCAAACCACAAGGTATGTGGTGGAGTACAACAACGGCAACTTCCCAGATGCTACCAAGAGCCCCCTGAAGGCTGATGACCACTTGTTGGGTTTCCCCTTTGAGGAACAGGAGAACTCG CTTGGTAACGAAATCGACAACACCTTCCTGAGGCCTCTGAAAGAGCAGATGGTGGAGCTGAGCATGACACTTAGAGAAGAAACCTACAACGATGCTCTGAGAGACCCGAGCAGCTTCCACTACCAGCAGCTAGTCCGACACTTCACCCGCAGG GTCGGTGATGTGTTTGAAAAAGTTCCAGGCTTCAAGAATGTCTTTGTCATCGAATTCAG GCCTCAGAAGGACCTGGAGCG GGGTTTGGTGGTCAACGTCCACTATGCCATCACTCTGGAGGTGGACAGTGGCGACATCTCCAATGAAACGTTGGACTTCATCACACTGCAGAACAACCTGGTAGAGAAGAGCTaccccgccgccgccgctgaGCAGCCAACGGTCGTTTATACCATCACGGACTTCCGCAACTACATTACAGAAGCGCTGCGCAAAGATAACTTCCTGACCAACAGCAGCCTGGAGAACG GTGAGAATTTGTTGCCTTCGGGGAATCCTACTAGCCGACCGGTCGACACCTTTGACAACATG GATAATGTTCTAGCTGCAGAGAGGCCACCGGATGCACCAAGTCAGGGGATGGAAAGCAGTGAAGTTTTTCGGAAGAAAGATGATCTCCTCTTCGACCCGTGGAAAGGTACCAAGAGTGAAGCGGTGAGCGAAAACGACGTCTTCACGGTTGATGAGAGTACTTCTTTCCCAACAAGCTTTCTGCCAAGCACATCAAACT CTGACAGAAGTGTTGACAAAGAGGGCTTTCTAGGGAGTGCTGGAAACAAGCCCTTCCAGGAGGACCATGACTCCACCAGCGCTTCACCTCCACTCAAAAGCCAGACAAGCCATAAGTTCACAGCAGATGATGGATCTGGCTCTGGTTTCTCAGGAGATGGGCAGGAAGTGCATCTCCAATCTTGGGAAATGGCAGCAAGCCTTTATGGTGAAAGCCATCTTGAGGTCCTGCCACCACCAGAtctggaggagggggaggaggaggatggagtCCAGGATGAACAGGATTCTCTTGTTCAGTTACTAAGCAATGAAAAGGATCGTGGCATGGCTTTCCAGTCTACCCCTGCTACACCTTTACAAACACTTTCCACATTAGAGGACTACAAGGCAGACGGAAGCATGGGGGACCCGTTCTTAGATCAGGTTTTATTCACACCACACATCAGCACTGACCCTCACTTCTCCACCACTCATGCACCTGTATTTTCACCCAAAGGCACCTTAACCGTTGAGTTGTCTATGCAGACAGTGGAAGTGTATGAGGAATTTCATTGGACTCAGACACATCACAATATGGCGGCAGCTACGACTGCTCCCCAGTCGCAGACCCGGAATCATGAGGAGCCAGTCATTGAAACTCTGCGACCTGACGACACTACACAAGCACATCCAGCCGAAGAATCACACTTTGATGCCATCACAGCGCAGTGGCCTCACGAGGAGGATCTATTTGACGAACCaaatttaccacttccagaAATCCACCACAATGAGGTTGAGGTGATAGAGGAGCAACTCGGGTTTTCTGAGCCAACAATGCCAATAGCTGGGACCGTCGAAGATGACCTGGTTGTGGATGAAATCTTTGCGGTTACGACGACCGCCTCTGCTCCTGTCATCACTTCCTCTTCTCTTGGTTCAGACCCCAACCCCTTTGCCCTCTCTCCTGAGAAAGACTCGCCCTTCACGCGAGTATCCGATTCCGCGCCTGAAGATGAGGACTTGCTTCACCCAGAGCACCCAAATCACGATCACGGTCCATCCAGCACACTGTCTTTCAAAGTCAGCGAAACAAAAAGTTCCTCGTTGGACAAAGATTCCAGCACAAAATTACAAGTGTTTCAAGCGCCAGAAAGTACAGAATCAACCAAAATCCAGCCCATGAAAAGTAACTTCTCTGATGTGCCGGGTATCGATGTCAGCCTTGACGTCTTCCAGTACGGAGGAGTAGTGACAGAAGGCGACAGCAGTGGTTTCTCCAGTGGGGTGCAGGGCCCAGAATTGGATGCAGTGGCACTGCCAACCAGGCCGGTCCAAGCCCTGACAGTCTTTTTCAGACTCCGAGTGACCAACATGGCATTCTCCATGGACCTCTTTAACAAGAGTTCCCCTGAATACAAAGCACTCGAGCAACGATTTCTACAACTG CTCGTGCCACACCTGCAGTCCAACCTAAACAACTTCCAGAACCTGGAGATCCTCAACTTCAGAAATGGCAGTATTGTGGTCAACAGCCGTATGAGGTTTGACAAACCGGTTTCCAGAGGCGTTGCCAACGTTGTCTTCCTCATCCTTGAGGACTTTGCCAACACGGCCTATCAGACCATGAACCTCGCCATCGACAAGTACTCCCTTGATGTGGAATCCG GTGACAAGGCAGACCCCTGTAAGTTCCAGGCGTGCAACGCCTTCTCACAATGTATGGTCAACGGCTGGTCCGGCGAGGCCGAGTGTGTGTGCGACGCCGGATACCTGAGCGTGGACGGTCTGCCGTGCCAGAGCGTCTGTGACGTGCAAGAAGACTTCTGCCTCAACGACGGCAAATGTGACGTCATCGCTGGCAAAGGCGCCATTTGCAG ATGTCGTGTAGGTGAGAACTGGTGGTATCGTGGTGAGCACTGCGAAGAGTACGTCTCTGAGCCACTGGTGGTTGGCATCGCCATCGCCTCAGTGGCGGGTTTCCTGGTTGTGGCGGCCGGCATCATCTTTTTCCTGGCCAGGACTCTTCGAGAGCAGTATGACAGCGAGGACACGGAGGATCCGCTGAG ACGAGGCGACAGCATGGCGACGCTGGAACGCGCAACCAAATTCAACCCCATGTTTGAGAGCGACCCGGTCACCACCCAGTATTACCGGCGCTATGACGACAACCTCCCCCAGTACAGCAGCCCCACCGCCTCCTCGCACCAGCTCGGCAGCGACGAG GAGATCCAGGAGCGACTGAGGATCATCGAGCTTTGCAGCAGGGATCAACATTTTGCTGACTTTGTGCGACAGACGCAAGT ATATTTGGAACGGCGAGGCAGCTCCACCACATAA
- the LOC129184775 gene encoding interphotoreceptor matrix proteoglycan 2-like isoform X1 codes for MAGKWIGLRLWTIGMLLMSINVNTGEQAEDSSEDLQLLFRHHGSLARRKRSILFPSGVKLCSQETFDQAVSNHLKYFHLRVCQETVWEAFKIFWDQLPERDQYQDWVGRCMDGSASITDIGGFFSQSEDHLSLIRSRVGMLSPLSSVSISSSPPLCSSGGTAGGHAGGLVSSTQPGEESPSPAWTSSTQEKVLEELTKISVDITSDPTVPAVPDKSGGCGFNASRLSDGTTTVVKLISKPTVPQKDSSAGVTSLNKDGSPESFDVVTGEPESAVREQVISQTPVLPTTEEASLNIEESEVLIAEAAVMSAHGGVTSHRGTEDVVQDQMEETDQAEAAVQSLEMEATIKTAEGSEEETSVKHDETPLEDTGEVGGNSAEATMTPAGAGVIIETQDAQLSPDVQLGDEIQPSEIATPELKSVDHVGGTEPEPVPDPHRTHLDVPSVDKVPEAALEGKSDTESTSDGSEPEVPTEAHPESDDDTPVFVVDGSEVLLSGTESEKSEVVLDLVEESELELTSEETTQSSMPGDDNASRTEVFSQHGPVASPEDHDTPLEESTQTTPAGVLPDKVQHISTDVTVGYGILPEAPVSIVTVDGPPVQTTRYVVEYNNGNFPDATKSPLKADDHLLGFPFEEQENSLGNEIDNTFLRPLKEQMVELSMTLREETYNDALRDPSSFHYQQLVRHFTRRVGDVFEKVPGFKNVFVIEFRPQKDLERGLVVNVHYAITLEVDSGDISNETLDFITLQNNLVEKSYPAAAAEQPTVVYTITDFRNYITEALRKDNFLTNSSLENGENLLPSGNPTSRPVDTFDNMDNVLAAERPPDAPSQGMESSEVFRKKDDLLFDPWKGTKSEAVSENDVFTVDESTSFPTSFLPSTSNSDRSVDKEGFLGSAGNKPFQEDHDSTSASPPLKSQTSHKFTADDGSGSGFSGDGQEVHLQSWEMAASLYGESHLEVLPPPDLEEGEEEDGVQDEQDSLVQLLSNEKDRGMAFQSTPATPLQTLSTLEDYKADGSMGDPFLDQVLFTPHISTDPHFSTTHAPVFSPKGTLTVELSMQTVEVYEEFHWTQTHHNMAAATTAPQSQTRNHEEPVIETLRPDDTTQAHPAEESHFDAITAQWPHEEDLFDEPNLPLPEIHHNEVEVIEEQLGFSEPTMPIAGTVEDDLVVDEIFAVTTTASAPVITSSSLGSDPNPFALSPEKDSPFTRVSDSAPEDEDLLHPEHPNHDHGPSSTLSFKVSETKSSSLDKDSSTKLQVFQAPESTESTKIQPMKSNFSDVPGIDVSLDVFQYGGVVTEGDSSGFSSGVQGPELDAVALPTRPVQALTVFFRLRVTNMAFSMDLFNKSSPEYKALEQRFLQLLVPHLQSNLNNFQNLEILNFRNGSIVVNSRMRFDKPVSRGVANVVFLILEDFANTAYQTMNLAIDKYSLDVESGDKADPCKFQACNAFSQCMVNGWSGEAECVCDAGYLSVDGLPCQSVCDVQEDFCLNDGKCDVIAGKGAICRCRVGENWWYRGEHCEEYVSEPLVVGIAIASVAGFLVVAAGIIFFLARTLREQYDSEDTEDPLRRGDSMATLERATKFNPMFESDPVTTQYYRRYDDNLPQYSSPTASSHQLGSDEVQHIYQNTALTKEEIQERLRIIELCSRDQHFADFVRQTQVYLERRGSSTT; via the exons TGTTTCCATCAGCTCAAGCCCACCTCTGTGCAG CTCTGGCGGTACAGCAGGGGGCCACGCCGGAGGACTTGTGAGCAGCACTCAGCCAG GTGAAGAAAGTCCCTCCCCTGCTTGGACATCCTCTACTCAGGAAAAAGTCCTTGAAGAATTAACAAAGATCTCTGTGGATATCACCTCTGACCCGACAGTACCTGCTGTGCCAGACAAGTCAGGAGGCTGTGGCTTTAACGCCTCACGTCTCTCTGACGGCACCACCACCGTGGTTAAGCTAATCTCTAAGCCAACTGTCCCACAAAAGGACAGTTCTGCAGGGGTCACCTCCTTAAACAAGGATGGTTCTCCAGAGAGCTTTGACGTCGTGACTGGAGAGCCTGAAAGTGCTGTAAGAGAACAGGTGATCTCCCAAACTCCTGTACTCCCCACGACAGAAGAAGCTAGCCTCAACATCGAGGAGAGTGAAGTTCTCATTGCAGAAGCAGCTGTGATGTCTGCTCATGGGGGAGTGACCTCTCACCGTGGAACTGAGGATGTCGTACAGGACCAAATGGAGGAGACTGATCAGGCAGAAGCAGCAGTGCAGTCCCTTGAGATGGAAGCAACAATAAAGACAGCAGAAGGATCAGAGGAAGAGACATCTGTGAAACATGATGAAACACCTCTTGAAGATACAGGAGAAGTGGGGGGAAACTCAGCTGAAGCAACAATGACACCAGCAGGGGCAGGGGTCATCATAGAAACACAAGACGCACAATTGTCACCTGATGTGCAGCTTGGAGATGAAATCCAGCCATCAGAAATAGCGACACCAGAGCTCAAATCTGTCGACCATGTTGGTGGCACTGAACCAGAACCAGTACCTGACCCACACAGAACCCATCTTGACGTGCCATCTGTCGACAAGGTGCCTGAAGCCGCTTTAGAGGGGAAAAGTGACACAGAATCCACATCAGATGGTTCTGAACCTGAAGTTCCAACAGAAGCACATCCAGAGTCTGATGACGACACTCCAGTTTTTGTTGTAGATGGCTCGGAGGTATTACTGTCAGGGACTGAATCGGAGAAATCTGAAGTCGTGTTGGACCTCGTGGAAGAATCTGAACTGGAGCTGACCTCGGAAGAAACCACACAGAGTTCAATGCCAGGAGACGACAATGCAAGCAGAACAGAAGTATTTTCACAGCATGGCCCTGTGGCATCACCTGAGGATCATGACACCCCACTTGAAGAAAGCACTCAGACAACGCCTGCAGGAGTTCTTCCTGACAAAGTCCAGCACATCTCTACAGATGTTACAGTAGGATACGGAATACTTCCAGAGGCGCCAGTCAGCATAGTGACCGTTGATGGCCCGCCTGTGCAAACCACAAGGTATGTGGTGGAGTACAACAACGGCAACTTCCCAGATGCTACCAAGAGCCCCCTGAAGGCTGATGACCACTTGTTGGGTTTCCCCTTTGAGGAACAGGAGAACTCG CTTGGTAACGAAATCGACAACACCTTCCTGAGGCCTCTGAAAGAGCAGATGGTGGAGCTGAGCATGACACTTAGAGAAGAAACCTACAACGATGCTCTGAGAGACCCGAGCAGCTTCCACTACCAGCAGCTAGTCCGACACTTCACCCGCAGG GTCGGTGATGTGTTTGAAAAAGTTCCAGGCTTCAAGAATGTCTTTGTCATCGAATTCAG GCCTCAGAAGGACCTGGAGCG GGGTTTGGTGGTCAACGTCCACTATGCCATCACTCTGGAGGTGGACAGTGGCGACATCTCCAATGAAACGTTGGACTTCATCACACTGCAGAACAACCTGGTAGAGAAGAGCTaccccgccgccgccgctgaGCAGCCAACGGTCGTTTATACCATCACGGACTTCCGCAACTACATTACAGAAGCGCTGCGCAAAGATAACTTCCTGACCAACAGCAGCCTGGAGAACG GTGAGAATTTGTTGCCTTCGGGGAATCCTACTAGCCGACCGGTCGACACCTTTGACAACATG GATAATGTTCTAGCTGCAGAGAGGCCACCGGATGCACCAAGTCAGGGGATGGAAAGCAGTGAAGTTTTTCGGAAGAAAGATGATCTCCTCTTCGACCCGTGGAAAGGTACCAAGAGTGAAGCGGTGAGCGAAAACGACGTCTTCACGGTTGATGAGAGTACTTCTTTCCCAACAAGCTTTCTGCCAAGCACATCAAACT CTGACAGAAGTGTTGACAAAGAGGGCTTTCTAGGGAGTGCTGGAAACAAGCCCTTCCAGGAGGACCATGACTCCACCAGCGCTTCACCTCCACTCAAAAGCCAGACAAGCCATAAGTTCACAGCAGATGATGGATCTGGCTCTGGTTTCTCAGGAGATGGGCAGGAAGTGCATCTCCAATCTTGGGAAATGGCAGCAAGCCTTTATGGTGAAAGCCATCTTGAGGTCCTGCCACCACCAGAtctggaggagggggaggaggaggatggagtCCAGGATGAACAGGATTCTCTTGTTCAGTTACTAAGCAATGAAAAGGATCGTGGCATGGCTTTCCAGTCTACCCCTGCTACACCTTTACAAACACTTTCCACATTAGAGGACTACAAGGCAGACGGAAGCATGGGGGACCCGTTCTTAGATCAGGTTTTATTCACACCACACATCAGCACTGACCCTCACTTCTCCACCACTCATGCACCTGTATTTTCACCCAAAGGCACCTTAACCGTTGAGTTGTCTATGCAGACAGTGGAAGTGTATGAGGAATTTCATTGGACTCAGACACATCACAATATGGCGGCAGCTACGACTGCTCCCCAGTCGCAGACCCGGAATCATGAGGAGCCAGTCATTGAAACTCTGCGACCTGACGACACTACACAAGCACATCCAGCCGAAGAATCACACTTTGATGCCATCACAGCGCAGTGGCCTCACGAGGAGGATCTATTTGACGAACCaaatttaccacttccagaAATCCACCACAATGAGGTTGAGGTGATAGAGGAGCAACTCGGGTTTTCTGAGCCAACAATGCCAATAGCTGGGACCGTCGAAGATGACCTGGTTGTGGATGAAATCTTTGCGGTTACGACGACCGCCTCTGCTCCTGTCATCACTTCCTCTTCTCTTGGTTCAGACCCCAACCCCTTTGCCCTCTCTCCTGAGAAAGACTCGCCCTTCACGCGAGTATCCGATTCCGCGCCTGAAGATGAGGACTTGCTTCACCCAGAGCACCCAAATCACGATCACGGTCCATCCAGCACACTGTCTTTCAAAGTCAGCGAAACAAAAAGTTCCTCGTTGGACAAAGATTCCAGCACAAAATTACAAGTGTTTCAAGCGCCAGAAAGTACAGAATCAACCAAAATCCAGCCCATGAAAAGTAACTTCTCTGATGTGCCGGGTATCGATGTCAGCCTTGACGTCTTCCAGTACGGAGGAGTAGTGACAGAAGGCGACAGCAGTGGTTTCTCCAGTGGGGTGCAGGGCCCAGAATTGGATGCAGTGGCACTGCCAACCAGGCCGGTCCAAGCCCTGACAGTCTTTTTCAGACTCCGAGTGACCAACATGGCATTCTCCATGGACCTCTTTAACAAGAGTTCCCCTGAATACAAAGCACTCGAGCAACGATTTCTACAACTG CTCGTGCCACACCTGCAGTCCAACCTAAACAACTTCCAGAACCTGGAGATCCTCAACTTCAGAAATGGCAGTATTGTGGTCAACAGCCGTATGAGGTTTGACAAACCGGTTTCCAGAGGCGTTGCCAACGTTGTCTTCCTCATCCTTGAGGACTTTGCCAACACGGCCTATCAGACCATGAACCTCGCCATCGACAAGTACTCCCTTGATGTGGAATCCG GTGACAAGGCAGACCCCTGTAAGTTCCAGGCGTGCAACGCCTTCTCACAATGTATGGTCAACGGCTGGTCCGGCGAGGCCGAGTGTGTGTGCGACGCCGGATACCTGAGCGTGGACGGTCTGCCGTGCCAGAGCGTCTGTGACGTGCAAGAAGACTTCTGCCTCAACGACGGCAAATGTGACGTCATCGCTGGCAAAGGCGCCATTTGCAG ATGTCGTGTAGGTGAGAACTGGTGGTATCGTGGTGAGCACTGCGAAGAGTACGTCTCTGAGCCACTGGTGGTTGGCATCGCCATCGCCTCAGTGGCGGGTTTCCTGGTTGTGGCGGCCGGCATCATCTTTTTCCTGGCCAGGACTCTTCGAGAGCAGTATGACAGCGAGGACACGGAGGATCCGCTGAG ACGAGGCGACAGCATGGCGACGCTGGAACGCGCAACCAAATTCAACCCCATGTTTGAGAGCGACCCGGTCACCACCCAGTATTACCGGCGCTATGACGACAACCTCCCCCAGTACAGCAGCCCCACCGCCTCCTCGCACCAGCTCGGCAGCGACGAGGTGCAACACATCTACCAGAACACGGCGCTCACCAAGGAA GAGATCCAGGAGCGACTGAGGATCATCGAGCTTTGCAGCAGGGATCAACATTTTGCTGACTTTGTGCGACAGACGCAAGT ATATTTGGAACGGCGAGGCAGCTCCACCACATAA